GAGCTAATCGTGAAGGACGGCCGCGGCTACGCCGCCCGACAGATTGACTATACCGGTGGGGCTCGCTTCCCCACCCTCGAACGCGATCCCGCGCGGCCCGACCTGCTTCGTGTAATCCTGACACCGCTGCCGGCGTCCCCCCAGCAGCGTCAGCCGGTTGCAGGCGAGGCGTCCGAGGGGTTCGACAAGCTCTTCTAGGTTTTCGAGGGCGTCCCGGACTCCGGCCGATCCGCCACGCTGCAGGCGTGGTTCAGTTGGCTCGCCAACCGTCGCGGGAGCCTCGCCTGGCTGGATCGCCTGGTATTGAGACCGCAAGGCAGCCGTTATTTGGGGAGGTCATACCGGCGGCCAAGATACTGCGACACGCTGGCGATCTCGTCGTCGGTCAGTGCGCGGTTGTAGATGAGCAGCTCGCCAATGTCGCCCTCGAACACGCCAACCTCGCTATCAAAAATCGGGTGGCGGCCAATCAGCTTCCGTGAGGTGATCGCGATCGGCTGATCGGACGGAGATTCTGCCTCTTGAGCCCCGTCGATGAAGAGGGCCATCTGCCGTTCTTTCAGGCTGTGGCGGAAGGCGATCACCAGCGGCCGCCCCTTGTCGACGCGGTCGCGAGCAATCACCTCGGCGAAAACAGTTTCACGGCGTCCCTCGGTCAGGCCCGCGAACAGGTGACCCTTAGCCGAGAAACGCCCGTCTCGGTTTTCGTCGTCGAGGAAGATCTGAAATACCGACGGGGTGATGGCTCCGCCGAGCGGGCCGACCTGGCGTTGGGGCGGGCCGTTGTAGTTGAGAATCTGCTGGAACGCCGGGCTAGTCGCGTTCAGGCTGCAAACGACCACCGCCGTCTGCTCGTCGGTCGTGTAGAGCGGCGGTGTCAGCAGGAAGCACCCCGGCTCGCCGAAGCGTATCGACGGCCGGCCGTTGAGGCCGTTGGCCGTCAGCAGCGGCCGGTACTGCGGCGCCGGCTGCAGGGCGTCGTCGGGGTAGGTGTTGGCGTCGATCACGAGGTCTCGCCAGCACTCCACCCTGCCCTGCGGATCCGTTTCCACGAACCGGTCGGCCGCCAGCCACAGCACCAACTCGTCCCGCACCGGCAGCGCTGGGACGTCGCTGCTGCCCAGCAGCTGGCGCCGGCGCCAGGCGAACTTCGCCTCGTTGGCCTGGAACTGATCGAGGGTGACGCCGGCGACCGAGTAGCGGCAGGCCTGGTCCTTCGAGAGCACGATCGACTTGGTTTTCTGCCGGTCGCTGTTCGCAGGCTGGAAGGCGACCTCACCCTCGAAGACGTGGACCTCGGAGCCCCCCTCGTTGTCGACCGACACTCCGAATGCGGTGCCGAGGTCGATCACGACGCCGCTCGGCGTGGTCACCTTGAACCCGAACGTGGCTTCTACCGAAACGTCACCCACGAGCAGACCAAACGAAGAATCGGTTTCGATAGCCAGTTCGCAAGGACCACGGACAGTGACCTGGGCGCCCGAACCGAACACGAGCTCGGCGCGGCCACTCTCGAGTCTCAGGTGCGTTCCCGGCGCGAGCGGGGTTCCCTCTCGCAATGACGCGTCCTTCCAGACGCCGCCGATTGCTCGGCCGACGTAGGCGACGCTCGTCACCGCCCCTTCAGAAGCAGTTTCTTCGGCGGCCTGACGGGCGTTGGCGATTGCTTGCGGCTGTCGCTCCGCTCCAGAAAACCAGGCGGCTATCCCAATGGCCAGCAGCAGGCCCGCTGCAAGGGACGCCCACCGCCAGTCGCCAATCTGGGGGTGGGCTTGCCTAGACGGGTAGGTCGATTGCTGCAGGCGCGAGTCCGGGAAGACCTCCCGGGCGTCGGCAAGACGCTCGGCGTCACGCAGTTCGGCCTGGGCGACAAACCATTCGGCAAACAGCCGCTGGTTCTCTTCGGACTCATGGAACCACGCCTGCACCTCCTCGAGCCCGTCCTGGCTGAGCGCACCATCGGCGTAGTCTTCCAGATGACCAAAGATGTGTTCAGGTATCGACATTGAGTTGTTGTTTGTTTCTGCGGGCTCGGATCCGGGTCGGTTGGCTACCTTGCCGCCAGACGGTGGTGCACGCAGTCGCCGAGGATTTTGCGGACCCTGAATAACTTACCTTTGATCGCGGGAACGGACTTCCCGAGCGACCTCGCAATCTCGGTCAGGTTCATGTCCCGCCCGTACCGCATGGACAGCAGCGACCGCCGCTCGCCCGACATCGCCGCCAGGCACTCGTGCAGAGCGTCCCGGCGACGGTCGTCGCCGATAGTGGGCGTCGCCTCAAGGTGAGTGGCGACAACCCGCATCATGTCTTCGCCGAATGCCAGTCGGTCCCGCCGCTGTTTGCGGAAGTACATCAAAGCCTGGTTGCGGGCGATGCCCAATGCCCACGCGACAAACGGCCGGCCCTGATCGTGCTTGTGGTAGTTCTTGGCGACCGCCACCGCTACTTCCTGCAACAGGTCCTCGGCGTCGTGGATCGAGCCCACCGACGCAATCAGTTGGGCGAAGACCGCGTGCCTGGCGTTCTCCCAAAGCGCAGCGAGCCCGAGTTCGCTCTCGGGCCGATCCGGTGGATCTGAGCCATGCGACGCAAGCTTGTCTGGGTTTTCCATCGCCCGTTGAATGCAGTGAGTTGAGGAGTTCGCGTACGAGATTGCGAATGTCTACGCGGCAAAGAAGCCCTGGCTGGGAGCTTCCGAACACCGGTACGACCTGCCGCTGGTCGGCTTGGAGCCATCGCCTGCGCAATGTCCAGCGGTTCTTCGTTGAGGGCAGAACGAGTCGCACTAACCTGCCTTCCCTCTTTACTAAGTTGCCGCTGGCGCCGTTTGGTTTCAAACGAAGTAGGTGAAAACTCGGGATTGGAAATTTTTCTGTTTTCGGCGCAACCTGCAAGGACCAGCGGCAACTTAGAGGGTGCGGGGCCCTGCTCATGGCCTCCCTAACTCATCGCAAGACTCGTCGTCGCCCGAGCGGTCGTCGGAACGTCCGCTCTGCCAACACGTTACCGTGTTCGCCGCCGTGCTCCTCGCGTTTCGTACGCTACCGCCGCGGCCAGCCGCACACCGTAGACAGGACTCGTCGATGGAACCCAACCCACCAAGGCAAACGGCCGTGGGACACCGCCGCCGACGGCCCGGCTTCACGTTGGTCGAGTTGCTGGTCGTGATTGCGATTATCGGAGTCTTGATCGCCCTGCTGCTGCCCGCGGTGCAGGCGGCCCGCGAGGCGGCAAGGCGTAACTCGTGCCAGAACAAGCTTCGCCAGCTGGGAATCGCCACACAGAACTACGAGAGCGCGCGGGGCACCCTGCCGCCAGCGCCCGCGGGGGGCCTCGATGGCAGCACCTACTACATCCACATCCTGCCGTATATCGAGGCCTCGGTGCTAGCCGACCTGTACGACCCCAACGTGCAGCCGCGGAAGCAGCTCCGCAATGTCTTCAGCAACCCCGACCCCTCGATGCTGTGCCCGTCGGACGAACCAGTGCAGGTGCTCTTCGCCCAGGGGTTCGACGCCGCCAACGCCGGGGTCGGCGACACCGCCTACGACTACAAGGGGAACTACGGGATCAACTGGGGGACCGGCTACTTCGACCAGTCCCGCGCCGTCTGGGACTTTACGTCCCTCTCAAACCAGCCCGGCAGGCCAGGCCCCTTCGAGCCAGCCAAGACTATCAAGCTGCAACGCCTGACCGACGGCGTCAGCAACACGCTGCTGCTGATTGAGATTATCGCGGCGCCCACAGGAGGCCCCGACGAAGGGGTCGCCGGCATCGATCGCCGCGGCCGGCTCTGGATCCCGGGGTCCGCGACGCACCAGATCTCAACGCTCCTGTCTCCCAATAGCACGCCTTGTCAGCAGGCTGGCGGCGGACGCGGCGGCGGGTCGGTGACGGTCGACCCGAAGACCGGCTGCGGCAAGGACCGCGGCTTCTGCATCGACCGGCCTGATCTCGGGCTGCACTGCGACCGCGGCAACGCGGCCGACGCCTACACCCTCGGCGGGCGTAGCAACCACACCGGGGGGATCAACGTCGTGCGCTGTGACGCCTCGGTGCACTTCGTCAGCCAGGCGATCGACCTGCCCGTGTGGCGGGCGCTGGCCAGCCGCGCGGGCGAGGAGATCCCGAGCGAGCAGTAACGCGAGCACCGGGCCGCCTGAGAACCCCAGCGGCGCGTTCTCACTTGTCACTCAATGTGCCGTCGTGTTTTTGACTTAGTCAGTCGATTCGCCGGCGCCAGATCAGCAACACAGGAACTCATCTCATGCATAGCAAAGTCGCGAAGCTCTTCTCGCTATCGCTGGCCCTAACGTGCGCCGCCGCCGTCAATGCCGACACGCTTGTCTGGAACAATGGGACCGGCGCATTTGTCGGCAGCCAGACCTGGTCGTACGACAACGCCGGGGTGGTCGCCACGACCGACAACCCGTTCAATCACATCGGTGTACCGGGCGGCGTAGGCGGTGAGAACGTCGTGCTCATCGGCGGCGGCGGGGAGGTTACCCTCAGCTCGGCCGGCCAGGGCCCCTACTCGGACAACTCTTTCTACGAATTGCGGGTCGGCACGCTCGCCGGCGCCGCCGACCTTTCGGGCGTTGCGGGGGGCGCCGACCACCGGGGAGACGGAACCCTGACCGTCGACGGCGTCGACCTCCTGCTGTTCAACGACGGCGTAGGATCTGGCAACCTTATCGTCGGCGGCGCCAGCGGAATCTCGGGAACGGTCAACTGGAATTCAAGTGAAACCCTGGCCGCCAACAACCAACTGCGTGTCGGCCAGGGCGGGGTCGGCGTCTTCAATCAGAACGGCGGAGCGGTAGAGATCTCAGCCGTTTCCGGCCCCGCGGACCCCACCCGCGTCGGCAGCGGCGGCGGGACCGGAACCTACTACCTGAATGCAGGCAGCCTGCAGATCGGCTCTTCCGACGGCGGCGATGGCGGGCTGGAAAAGACCGTCACGGTCGGCATCGGCGTCGAAGGCGGATCCTCTTCGGGCGTGTTCAATCTCGGCGACGGCAGCGGTTCC
This Posidoniimonas polymericola DNA region includes the following protein-coding sequences:
- a CDS encoding sigma-70 family RNA polymerase sigma factor, which translates into the protein MENPDKLASHGSDPPDRPESELGLAALWENARHAVFAQLIASVGSIHDAEDLLQEVAVAVAKNYHKHDQGRPFVAWALGIARNQALMYFRKQRRDRLAFGEDMMRVVATHLEATPTIGDDRRRDALHECLAAMSGERRSLLSMRYGRDMNLTEIARSLGKSVPAIKGKLFRVRKILGDCVHHRLAAR
- a CDS encoding DUF1559 domain-containing protein, translated to MEPNPPRQTAVGHRRRRPGFTLVELLVVIAIIGVLIALLLPAVQAAREAARRNSCQNKLRQLGIATQNYESARGTLPPAPAGGLDGSTYYIHILPYIEASVLADLYDPNVQPRKQLRNVFSNPDPSMLCPSDEPVQVLFAQGFDAANAGVGDTAYDYKGNYGINWGTGYFDQSRAVWDFTSLSNQPGRPGPFEPAKTIKLQRLTDGVSNTLLLIEIIAAPTGGPDEGVAGIDRRGRLWIPGSATHQISTLLSPNSTPCQQAGGGRGGGSVTVDPKTGCGKDRGFCIDRPDLGLHCDRGNAADAYTLGGRSNHTGGINVVRCDASVHFVSQAIDLPVWRALASRAGEEIPSEQ
- a CDS encoding LamG-like jellyroll fold domain-containing protein, producing the protein MSIPEHIFGHLEDYADGALSQDGLEEVQAWFHESEENQRLFAEWFVAQAELRDAERLADAREVFPDSRLQQSTYPSRQAHPQIGDWRWASLAAGLLLAIGIAAWFSGAERQPQAIANARQAAEETASEGAVTSVAYVGRAIGGVWKDASLREGTPLAPGTHLRLESGRAELVFGSGAQVTVRGPCELAIETDSSFGLLVGDVSVEATFGFKVTTPSGVVIDLGTAFGVSVDNEGGSEVHVFEGEVAFQPANSDRQKTKSIVLSKDQACRYSVAGVTLDQFQANEAKFAWRRRQLLGSSDVPALPVRDELVLWLAADRFVETDPQGRVECWRDLVIDANTYPDDALQPAPQYRPLLTANGLNGRPSIRFGEPGCFLLTPPLYTTDEQTAVVVCSLNATSPAFQQILNYNGPPQRQVGPLGGAITPSVFQIFLDDENRDGRFSAKGHLFAGLTEGRRETVFAEVIARDRVDKGRPLVIAFRHSLKERQMALFIDGAQEAESPSDQPIAITSRKLIGRHPIFDSEVGVFEGDIGELLIYNRALTDDEIASVSQYLGRRYDLPK